A single Anopheles funestus chromosome 2RL, idAnoFuneDA-416_04, whole genome shotgun sequence DNA region contains:
- the LOC125763916 gene encoding prolyl endopeptidase isoform X1: MHKLFTSLVVRSCVVVLTPRSTPLQVASGSGLFSSVFRRTKYGRLAMPEAAATSETHRFTYPEARRDDTVVEEFHGVKIADPYRWLEDPDATETQAYVEKQNEISKPFLDTCPEWKKLNEKLRKRWNYPKYSCPFKHGNKYFFFMNTGLQNQDVLYVQDKLDGEPKVFLDPNTLSTDGTIALVGSRFSDDGKLYAYGLSQSGSDWTKLKIRNVETGEDFPETIEHTKFVTASWTKDNKGFFYARYPVVDGKADGSETAANENQKLYYHRVGESQDKDVLIAEFPEEPSWRLMPEVSDCGKYLMLFIMKGCKDMLLYFSNLEKAGTLDSKLDFVKVVTEFDSDYDYVTNEGNIFSFRTNKGAPNYRIVNIDFDQPEMEHWKTLVAEHPKNVLDWTTCVNKDRIVLGYIDDVKSMLLVHSLADGSFVSKFPLEIGTVAGFSGKKKYSEIFYHFVSFLTPGIIYHYDFEGKKEDGSAMEPTVFREVKIEDFDNSQYAVEQIFYHSKDGEKVPMFIVQRKQEKKEHKPCLLYGYGGFNICVQPSFSITGLVFIDSFDGILAYPNIRGGGEYGERWHNAGRLLKKQNVFDDFQHASQYLVEHGYTTHDKIAIQGGSNGGLLVGACINQRPDLFGAAIAQVGVMDMLRFHKFTIGRAWVSDYGDMNEKEHFENLLRYSPLHNVRTPKADKEQYPATLVLTADHDDRVSPLHSLKFVAALHHAIKDSEHQKNPLLLRVYSKAGHGMGKPTAKKIEEATDILTFMYKTLGLKLSF; this comes from the exons ATGCACAAATTGTTCACTTCCTTAGTAGTGCGTAGCTGTGTAGTTGTTCTTACTCCACGTTCTACACCGTTGCAAGTAGCTTCTGGGAGCG GTTTATTTTCCAGTGTATTTCGCCGAACGAAGTACGGTCGACTCGCTATGCCTGAAGCAGCTGCTACGTCCGAAACGCACCGGTTTACCTACCCGGAGGCGCGCCGTGATGATACCGTTGTGGAAGAGTTTCATGGTGTGAAGATTGCCGATCCTTACCGCTGGCTGGAGGATCCAGATGCGACCGAAACGCAAGCATACGTGGAGAAGCAGAACGAAATCTCGAAACCGTTCCTGGACACGTGTCCCGAGTGGAAGAAGCTGAATGAAAAGTTACGGAAGCGCTGGAACTATCCGAAGTACTCTTGTCCGTTCAAGCACGGCAATAAGTACTTTTTCTTCATGAACACGGGTTTGCAGAATCAGGA TGTTTTGTACGTGCAAGATAAGCTTGACGGTGAACCGAAAGTTTTTCTAGACCCGAACACACTTTCGACTGATGGAACCATCGCGCTGGTTGGATCACGATTTTCCGACGATGGAAAACTGTACGCGTACGGCTTGAGTCAGAGTGGTTCCGATTGGACTAAGCTCAAGATCCGTAACGTTGAAACTGGTGAAGATTTTCCTGAAACCATCGAACATACGAAGTTCGTTACTGCCTCCTGGACGAAGGACAATAAAGGATTCTTCTACGCACGTTATCCAGTAGTGGACGGAAAGGCGGACGGTTCAGAAACGGCTGCGAATGAAAATCAAAAGCTGTACTACCACCGGGTCGGTGAGTCGCAAGATAAGGACGTGTTGATTGCGGAGTTCCCAGAGGAACCATCTTGGAGATT AATGCCGGAAGTCTCCGATTGTGGTAAATATTTGATGCTGTTCATTATGAAGGGCTGCAAAGATATGCTGCTGTACTTTAGCAATTTGGAAAAGGCCGGAACACTCGATTCGAAGCTTGATTTCGTGAAAGTGGTCACCGAGTTCGATAGCGACTATGAT tACGTTACCAACGAGGGTAACATATTCTCGTTCCGCACGAACAAGGGCGCACCGAACTATCGGATCGTGAACATCGATTTCGATCAGCCCGAGATGGAGCATTGGAAAACGCTCGTAGCGGAGCATCCGAAGAACGTGCTCGATTGGACGACGTGCGTCAACAAGGATCGGATTGTGCTTGGGTACATTGATGATGTGAAATCGATGCTGCTGGTGCACAGTCTGGCAGATGGTAGCTTCGTGTCGAAGTTTCCGCTAGAAATTGGTACCGTGGCTGGGTTCAGCGGGAAGAAGAAGTATTCGGAgattttctaccatttcgtttcgttcctaACACCGGGCATTATCTACCATTACGATTTCGAGGGCAAAAAGGAGGACGGATCCGCGATGGAACCGACCGTCTTCCGTGAGGTGAAGATTGAAGACTTTGACAACAGCCAGTACGCGGTTGAACAAATCTTCTATCACAGCAAGGACGGCGAAAAAGTGCCAATGTTTATCGTGCAAAGGAAGCAGGAAAAGAAGGAACACAAACCGTGTCTGCTGTATGGGTACGGTGGGTTTAACATCTGTGTGCAGCCATCCTTTAGCATCACGGGACTGGTGTTTATCGATTCGTTTGATGGTATTTTGGCGTATCCGAATATTCGGGGTGGTGG TGAATATGGCGAACGATGGCATAATGCTGGCCGGTTATTGAAGAAACAGAATGTATTTGATGATTTTCAGCATGCCTCGCAGTATCTGGTGGAGCATGGTTACACCACCCATGATAAGATCGCCATACAGGGTGGTTCTAATGGAGGGTTGCTTGTAGGGGCGTGCATAAACCAGCGTCCGGATCTGTTCGGGGCTGCCATTGCGCAAGTAGG CGTGATGGATATGCTTCGCTTCCATAAATTCACCATCGGACGTGCCTGGGTGTCGGATTACGGCGATATGAACGAGAAGGAACATTTCGAAAATTTGTTACGCTACTCGCCGCTGCACAATGTGCGCACACCCAAAGCGGATAAGGAGCAGTATCCGGCCACACTAGTGCTGACGGCTGACCACGACGATCGTGTCAGTCCGCTGCATTCGCTCAAGTTCGTTGCCGCACTGCATCATGCCATTAAAGATAGTGAACACCAAAAAAATCCACTATTACTGCGCGTCTACAGCAAAGCTGGCCACGGTATGGGCAAACCGACGGCCAAGAAGATCGAGGAAGCGACCGATATCCTAACGTTCATGTACAAGACGCTCGGGCTAAAGCTTTCGTTTTAA
- the LOC125763916 gene encoding prolyl endopeptidase isoform X2 yields MLLVTNRRLLFPILLLGLFSSVFRRTKYGRLAMPEAAATSETHRFTYPEARRDDTVVEEFHGVKIADPYRWLEDPDATETQAYVEKQNEISKPFLDTCPEWKKLNEKLRKRWNYPKYSCPFKHGNKYFFFMNTGLQNQDVLYVQDKLDGEPKVFLDPNTLSTDGTIALVGSRFSDDGKLYAYGLSQSGSDWTKLKIRNVETGEDFPETIEHTKFVTASWTKDNKGFFYARYPVVDGKADGSETAANENQKLYYHRVGESQDKDVLIAEFPEEPSWRLMPEVSDCGKYLMLFIMKGCKDMLLYFSNLEKAGTLDSKLDFVKVVTEFDSDYDYVTNEGNIFSFRTNKGAPNYRIVNIDFDQPEMEHWKTLVAEHPKNVLDWTTCVNKDRIVLGYIDDVKSMLLVHSLADGSFVSKFPLEIGTVAGFSGKKKYSEIFYHFVSFLTPGIIYHYDFEGKKEDGSAMEPTVFREVKIEDFDNSQYAVEQIFYHSKDGEKVPMFIVQRKQEKKEHKPCLLYGYGGFNICVQPSFSITGLVFIDSFDGILAYPNIRGGGEYGERWHNAGRLLKKQNVFDDFQHASQYLVEHGYTTHDKIAIQGGSNGGLLVGACINQRPDLFGAAIAQVGVMDMLRFHKFTIGRAWVSDYGDMNEKEHFENLLRYSPLHNVRTPKADKEQYPATLVLTADHDDRVSPLHSLKFVAALHHAIKDSEHQKNPLLLRVYSKAGHGMGKPTAKKIEEATDILTFMYKTLGLKLSF; encoded by the exons ATGTTGTTAGTTACAAACCGGCGCCTACTTTTCCCTATTTTGTTACTAG GTTTATTTTCCAGTGTATTTCGCCGAACGAAGTACGGTCGACTCGCTATGCCTGAAGCAGCTGCTACGTCCGAAACGCACCGGTTTACCTACCCGGAGGCGCGCCGTGATGATACCGTTGTGGAAGAGTTTCATGGTGTGAAGATTGCCGATCCTTACCGCTGGCTGGAGGATCCAGATGCGACCGAAACGCAAGCATACGTGGAGAAGCAGAACGAAATCTCGAAACCGTTCCTGGACACGTGTCCCGAGTGGAAGAAGCTGAATGAAAAGTTACGGAAGCGCTGGAACTATCCGAAGTACTCTTGTCCGTTCAAGCACGGCAATAAGTACTTTTTCTTCATGAACACGGGTTTGCAGAATCAGGA TGTTTTGTACGTGCAAGATAAGCTTGACGGTGAACCGAAAGTTTTTCTAGACCCGAACACACTTTCGACTGATGGAACCATCGCGCTGGTTGGATCACGATTTTCCGACGATGGAAAACTGTACGCGTACGGCTTGAGTCAGAGTGGTTCCGATTGGACTAAGCTCAAGATCCGTAACGTTGAAACTGGTGAAGATTTTCCTGAAACCATCGAACATACGAAGTTCGTTACTGCCTCCTGGACGAAGGACAATAAAGGATTCTTCTACGCACGTTATCCAGTAGTGGACGGAAAGGCGGACGGTTCAGAAACGGCTGCGAATGAAAATCAAAAGCTGTACTACCACCGGGTCGGTGAGTCGCAAGATAAGGACGTGTTGATTGCGGAGTTCCCAGAGGAACCATCTTGGAGATT AATGCCGGAAGTCTCCGATTGTGGTAAATATTTGATGCTGTTCATTATGAAGGGCTGCAAAGATATGCTGCTGTACTTTAGCAATTTGGAAAAGGCCGGAACACTCGATTCGAAGCTTGATTTCGTGAAAGTGGTCACCGAGTTCGATAGCGACTATGAT tACGTTACCAACGAGGGTAACATATTCTCGTTCCGCACGAACAAGGGCGCACCGAACTATCGGATCGTGAACATCGATTTCGATCAGCCCGAGATGGAGCATTGGAAAACGCTCGTAGCGGAGCATCCGAAGAACGTGCTCGATTGGACGACGTGCGTCAACAAGGATCGGATTGTGCTTGGGTACATTGATGATGTGAAATCGATGCTGCTGGTGCACAGTCTGGCAGATGGTAGCTTCGTGTCGAAGTTTCCGCTAGAAATTGGTACCGTGGCTGGGTTCAGCGGGAAGAAGAAGTATTCGGAgattttctaccatttcgtttcgttcctaACACCGGGCATTATCTACCATTACGATTTCGAGGGCAAAAAGGAGGACGGATCCGCGATGGAACCGACCGTCTTCCGTGAGGTGAAGATTGAAGACTTTGACAACAGCCAGTACGCGGTTGAACAAATCTTCTATCACAGCAAGGACGGCGAAAAAGTGCCAATGTTTATCGTGCAAAGGAAGCAGGAAAAGAAGGAACACAAACCGTGTCTGCTGTATGGGTACGGTGGGTTTAACATCTGTGTGCAGCCATCCTTTAGCATCACGGGACTGGTGTTTATCGATTCGTTTGATGGTATTTTGGCGTATCCGAATATTCGGGGTGGTGG TGAATATGGCGAACGATGGCATAATGCTGGCCGGTTATTGAAGAAACAGAATGTATTTGATGATTTTCAGCATGCCTCGCAGTATCTGGTGGAGCATGGTTACACCACCCATGATAAGATCGCCATACAGGGTGGTTCTAATGGAGGGTTGCTTGTAGGGGCGTGCATAAACCAGCGTCCGGATCTGTTCGGGGCTGCCATTGCGCAAGTAGG CGTGATGGATATGCTTCGCTTCCATAAATTCACCATCGGACGTGCCTGGGTGTCGGATTACGGCGATATGAACGAGAAGGAACATTTCGAAAATTTGTTACGCTACTCGCCGCTGCACAATGTGCGCACACCCAAAGCGGATAAGGAGCAGTATCCGGCCACACTAGTGCTGACGGCTGACCACGACGATCGTGTCAGTCCGCTGCATTCGCTCAAGTTCGTTGCCGCACTGCATCATGCCATTAAAGATAGTGAACACCAAAAAAATCCACTATTACTGCGCGTCTACAGCAAAGCTGGCCACGGTATGGGCAAACCGACGGCCAAGAAGATCGAGGAAGCGACCGATATCCTAACGTTCATGTACAAGACGCTCGGGCTAAAGCTTTCGTTTTAA